The Paenibacillus macerans genome includes a window with the following:
- the rpsD gene encoding 30S ribosomal protein S4: MARYTGPKFKLSRRLGISLSGTGKDLKRPFPPGQHGPNQRRKVSNYGAQLLEKQKLRHMYGLGEKQFRTLFEKAQKLPGIAGENFMFLLESRLDNLVYRLGFANSRAGARQLVSHGHVTVNGKKVDIASFRVSVGDVISLRERSRGLSSIKEALENRTHLPAYLEYNDTAMEGKLIRLPERSELSQDIDEKQIVEFYNR, encoded by the coding sequence ATGGCACGTTACACTGGTCCTAAATTTAAACTCAGCCGCCGCCTTGGCATTTCCTTGAGCGGTACAGGCAAAGATTTGAAACGCCCATTCCCTCCGGGACAACATGGTCCCAACCAACGCAGAAAAGTAAGCAACTACGGCGCACAGCTGCTCGAGAAACAAAAATTGCGCCATATGTACGGTTTGGGCGAGAAGCAATTCCGCACCCTGTTCGAGAAAGCGCAGAAACTTCCTGGTATCGCCGGCGAAAACTTCATGTTCCTGCTTGAAAGCCGTTTGGACAACCTCGTTTACCGTCTGGGCTTCGCCAACTCCCGCGCGGGAGCGCGCCAGTTGGTATCCCACGGCCACGTAACCGTCAACGGCAAGAAAGTGGACATCGCGTCTTTCCGCGTAAGCGTTGGCGACGTCATCAGCCTGCGTGAAAGAAGCCGCGGCCTTTCTTCCATCAAGGAAGCTTTGGAAAACCGCACGCATCTTCCGGCTTACCTGGAGTACAACGACACCGCCATGGAAGGCAAACTGATCCGTTTGCCTGAACGTTCGGAGCTGTCGCAAGACATCGACGAGAAGCAAATCGTCGAGTTCTACAACCGTTAA